One Halolamina litorea genomic window carries:
- a CDS encoding RNA-guided endonuclease InsQ/TnpB family protein, producing MAQQVVTRTYTASIRNQQQVSDDLDSLGFSASKLWNVGRWVCDRVWTENGHIPGHNELTTYLKTHERYDDLHSQSSQRVLQELAEAFNGWYGKRRNGDTRANPPKYRKHGDEHPRSTVTFKAAGFKVDTKYNRVRLSKGSNLKEYWSDFILCEYQTGPDVDLLAVESVQQVRAVWTGEEWELHFVCKVEIEVSESPSEKTVGVDLGINNFAALAYEDGHSELYPLNCLKQDDYYFSKKIARCDDSSSDQAERLNRKKSARRTHYFHTLSKHIVERCVDDGVGTIVVGDLSGIREDEEHGESKNWGKHGNLDLHSWAFDRFTSMLDYKAEMEGITVELISERDTSKSCSRCGRNRKANRVERGLYVCDDCGTVANADVNGAENIRQKVSPSPSQDRSNGWLAQPSTYLFDKESGCFAPREQATS from the coding sequence TTCTCAGCTTCGAAACTCTGGAACGTCGGACGGTGGGTCTGCGACCGAGTGTGGACGGAAAACGGCCATATTCCCGGCCACAACGAACTCACTACCTACCTGAAAACCCACGAACGCTATGATGACCTACATTCTCAGTCAAGTCAGCGCGTCCTTCAAGAACTCGCTGAAGCGTTCAACGGCTGGTACGGCAAACGACGCAACGGAGACACGAGAGCCAACCCCCCGAAGTACCGCAAACACGGCGACGAACACCCTCGAAGCACGGTCACGTTCAAAGCTGCTGGCTTCAAAGTCGACACCAAATACAACCGAGTCCGACTCTCGAAAGGCTCGAACCTCAAGGAGTATTGGTCAGATTTCATCCTCTGCGAATATCAGACCGGACCTGATGTTGACCTCTTGGCCGTGGAGAGTGTCCAACAGGTTCGGGCGGTATGGACGGGTGAGGAGTGGGAGCTTCACTTCGTTTGCAAGGTCGAAATCGAAGTGAGTGAATCCCCCAGTGAGAAGACCGTGGGTGTTGATCTCGGTATCAACAACTTCGCCGCACTCGCCTACGAAGACGGCCACAGCGAACTGTACCCGCTCAATTGCTTGAAGCAGGATGACTACTACTTCAGCAAGAAGATTGCTCGCTGTGACGACTCAAGCTCTGACCAAGCGGAACGGTTGAACCGGAAGAAGTCTGCTCGTCGCACCCATTACTTCCACACCCTCTCGAAACACATCGTTGAACGGTGTGTTGATGATGGCGTTGGGACGATTGTGGTGGGTGACCTTTCCGGCATCCGTGAAGACGAGGAACACGGCGAGTCGAAGAATTGGGGCAAGCACGGCAATCTCGACCTGCACTCGTGGGCGTTCGACCGCTTCACTTCGATGCTCGACTACAAGGCCGAGATGGAAGGGATCACAGTCGAACTAATTTCAGAGCGTGACACGTCGAAGTCGTGTTCGCGCTGTGGTCGCAACCGCAAGGCGAACCGTGTTGAGCGTGGGTTGTACGTGTGCGACGACTGCGGTACGGTGGCGAACGCGGATGTGAACGGTGCTGAGAACATTCGGCAGAAAGTATCTCCGAGTCCGTCACAGGATAGGAGTAACGGCTGGTTGGCACAGCCATCAACGTACCTGTTCGACAAAGAGAGCGGATGCTTCGCACCGCGAGAACAGGCCACGTCGTAA